A region from the Streptomyces sp. 3214.6 genome encodes:
- the eda gene encoding bifunctional 4-hydroxy-2-oxoglutarate aldolase/2-dehydro-3-deoxy-phosphogluconate aldolase yields MTSPLPSSSAASVLELAPAPVVPVVVVEDAADAVPLARALVAGGLTAIEVTLRTPAALDAIREISGAVPEAVVGAGTVITPQQVTACGAAGARFLVSPGWTDALLTAMRASGLPFLPGVSTTSEVVALLERGVREMKFFPAQAAGGTAYLRSLAGPLPQARFCPTGGIGPDNAPEYLALPNVGCVGGSWMVPADAVTARDWARIEGLARTASYLRAEGGTCR; encoded by the coding sequence ATGACCTCACCGCTGCCCTCGTCGTCGGCTGCCTCGGTACTGGAGCTGGCGCCGGCTCCTGTCGTGCCCGTGGTGGTCGTCGAGGACGCCGCCGACGCCGTACCGCTGGCGCGGGCACTGGTGGCGGGCGGGCTGACCGCGATCGAGGTGACGCTGCGGACTCCTGCCGCGCTCGACGCGATCCGGGAGATCTCCGGGGCGGTCCCGGAGGCGGTCGTCGGGGCCGGCACGGTGATCACGCCGCAGCAGGTGACGGCGTGCGGGGCGGCCGGGGCACGGTTCCTGGTGAGCCCGGGCTGGACGGACGCCCTGCTGACGGCGATGCGGGCGTCCGGGCTGCCCTTCCTACCCGGGGTGTCGACCACCTCGGAGGTGGTGGCGCTGCTCGAGCGGGGGGTGCGGGAGATGAAGTTCTTCCCGGCGCAGGCGGCGGGCGGTACGGCCTATCTGCGGTCGCTCGCCGGACCGCTCCCCCAGGCCCGCTTCTGCCCGACGGGCGGGATCGGCCCGGACAACGCGCCGGAGTACCTGGCACTGCCCAACGTCGGCTGCGTGGGCGGGAGTTGGATGGTACCGGCGGACGCGGTCACGGCCCGGGACTGGGCCCGGATCGAGGGCCTCGCCCGGACCGCCTCGTACCTCAGGGCCGAAGGTGGGACGTGTCGTTGA
- the yaaA gene encoding peroxide stress protein YaaA, protein MLVLLPPSEGKASSGRGAPLKPEGLSLPGLGAAREAVLDELVELCVADEDKAREVLGLSEGLRGEVAKNTELRTAGARPAGEIYTGVLYDALGLASLDAAAKRRAGRSLLVFSGLWGAVRVTDRIPSYRCSMGVRLPGLGALGAHWRTPMASVLPEVAGGGLVLDLRSAAYAGAWKPKGEVAGRTASVRVLHAPTRKVVSHFNKATKGRIVRSLLTAGIAPKGPAELVEALRDLGYVVEEQAPSRAKAGTTAWTLDVLVDDVH, encoded by the coding sequence GTGCTGGTCCTGTTGCCGCCCTCCGAAGGCAAGGCGTCCTCCGGGCGTGGCGCCCCGCTCAAGCCGGAGGGACTCTCCCTGCCGGGGCTCGGCGCCGCTCGCGAGGCCGTCCTCGACGAGTTGGTGGAGCTGTGCGTGGCCGACGAGGACAAGGCGCGCGAGGTGCTCGGGCTGAGCGAGGGGCTGCGCGGCGAGGTCGCCAAGAACACGGAGCTGCGTACGGCGGGCGCGCGGCCGGCCGGGGAGATCTACACCGGTGTCCTGTACGACGCCCTCGGCCTGGCCTCCCTCGACGCGGCGGCGAAGAGGCGCGCGGGCCGGTCGCTGCTGGTGTTCTCCGGGTTGTGGGGAGCCGTCCGGGTGACGGACCGTATCCCGTCGTACCGCTGCTCGATGGGGGTGAGGCTGCCGGGGCTGGGGGCGCTGGGCGCGCACTGGCGCACGCCGATGGCGTCGGTGCTGCCCGAGGTGGCCGGGGGCGGGCTGGTGCTGGACCTGCGGTCGGCCGCGTATGCGGGCGCGTGGAAGCCGAAGGGCGAGGTCGCGGGGCGGACGGCGAGCGTGCGGGTGCTGCATGCGCCGACCCGGAAGGTCGTCAGCCACTTCAACAAGGCGACGAAGGGGCGGATCGTCCGGAGTCTGCTGACGGCGGGCATCGCTCCCAAGGGTCCGGCCGAGTTGGTGGAGGCGTTGCGGGACCTCGGGTACGTGGTGGAGGAGCAGGCGCCCTCGCGGGCGAAGGCCGGGACGACGGCCTGGACGCTGGACGTGCTGGTGGACGACGTGCACTGA
- a CDS encoding RNB domain-containing ribonuclease yields MPRRPIRVTGAPEAPLRAALTALRKRLGAPAAFPLAVLAEAERVAKAPSLPSYDATDIPFVTLDPPTSTDLDQALHLSRQGAGYRVRYAIADLAAFVVPGGRLDAEAHRRVNTLYFPDGKVPLHPAVLSEGAASLLPGHDRPAALWTVDLDADGRTVAVDVRRALVRSRAKLDYAGVQQQIDAGTAEEPIQLLSIVGKLREGLEAERGGISLGVPEQEVVEHDHAYELTYRAPLPAEGWNAQLSLLTGMAAAELMLASGTGVLRTLPAAPDGAVGRLRRTAHALRIDWPHHVSYARLIRSLDPHEPRHAAFLQECTTLLRGAGYTVFRDGRLPAITTHAAVAAPYSHCTAPLRRLADRHTTELCLAAVAGHAPPDWVLAELDALPKEMAEGGRRANAVERGCVDIVEAALLKNRVGEVFDGHVVDVDERRPTAGTVQLDSPAVIGRVDTGETGETGETGEAGEAGETGETGTPLPLGGRLRVRLTEADPTVPTIRFTPA; encoded by the coding sequence ATGCCCCGCCGCCCCATCCGCGTGACCGGCGCGCCCGAAGCCCCCCTCCGGGCCGCCCTCACCGCACTGCGCAAGAGACTCGGCGCTCCGGCCGCCTTCCCGCTCGCGGTCCTCGCCGAGGCGGAGCGGGTCGCCAAGGCCCCGTCCCTGCCCTCGTACGACGCCACCGACATCCCCTTCGTCACCCTCGACCCTCCCACCTCCACCGACCTCGACCAGGCGCTGCACCTCTCCCGGCAGGGCGCCGGCTACCGCGTCCGGTACGCCATCGCCGACCTCGCCGCGTTCGTCGTCCCCGGCGGACGGCTGGACGCCGAGGCGCACCGCCGGGTGAACACCCTGTACTTTCCCGACGGCAAGGTCCCGCTGCACCCGGCCGTGCTGAGCGAGGGCGCCGCCAGTCTGCTGCCCGGCCACGACCGCCCGGCCGCCCTGTGGACCGTCGACCTCGACGCGGACGGCCGTACCGTCGCCGTCGACGTGCGCCGCGCCCTCGTCCGCAGCCGCGCCAAGCTCGACTACGCGGGCGTGCAGCAGCAGATCGACGCGGGAACAGCCGAGGAACCGATCCAACTCCTCTCCATCGTAGGGAAGTTGAGAGAGGGGCTGGAAGCCGAGCGGGGCGGGATCTCCCTGGGCGTGCCCGAGCAGGAGGTCGTCGAGCACGACCACGCCTACGAGCTGACCTACCGTGCCCCGCTGCCCGCCGAGGGCTGGAACGCGCAGCTCTCCCTCCTCACCGGGATGGCCGCGGCAGAGCTCATGCTCGCCTCGGGCACGGGCGTCCTGCGCACACTCCCCGCCGCTCCCGACGGAGCGGTGGGCCGCCTGCGCCGCACCGCGCACGCCCTGCGCATCGACTGGCCGCACCACGTCTCGTACGCGCGGCTCATCCGCTCCCTCGACCCGCACGAGCCGCGCCACGCGGCCTTCCTCCAGGAGTGCACGACCCTGCTGCGGGGCGCCGGCTACACCGTGTTCCGCGACGGAAGACTCCCCGCCATCACCACCCACGCGGCCGTCGCCGCCCCGTACAGCCATTGCACGGCCCCGCTCCGCCGCCTCGCCGACCGTCACACCACCGAGCTCTGCCTCGCGGCCGTCGCCGGCCACGCCCCGCCCGACTGGGTGCTCGCCGAGCTCGACGCCCTGCCGAAGGAGATGGCGGAGGGCGGCCGCCGCGCCAACGCCGTCGAGCGCGGCTGCGTCGACATCGTCGAGGCCGCACTGCTGAAGAACCGGGTTGGCGAGGTGTTCGACGGCCATGTGGTGGACGTGGACGAGCGCCGACCGACCGCCGGCACCGTCCAGCTGGACTCCCCGGCGGTCATCGGCCGCGTCGACACCGGCGAGACCGGCGAGACCGGCGAGACCGGTGAGGCCGGTGAGGCCGGTGAGACCGGTGAGACCGGCACTCCTCTTCCACTGGGCGGGCGGCTGCGCGTTCGCCTCACGGAGGCCGATCCGACGGTGCCGACGATCCGCTTCACACCCGCCTGA
- a CDS encoding DUF4260 family protein, which produces MSTTTAAKTVETDTTAKTATVTPTGAPATATRSPLTLVRRTAWLAGALFWSAFAVLEGVNHGWLAGTLAFAFFIAPDLTFLVALDDAPRMAKGQLPPRAVPYYNAMHRALVPLALMALYAFAPFTWAPLFAALCGWAAHISYDRAFGYGLRTKEGFQRG; this is translated from the coding sequence ATGAGCACTACCACCGCAGCCAAGACAGTCGAGACGGACACGACCGCCAAGACGGCCACGGTCACCCCGACCGGCGCGCCCGCCACCGCCACCCGCTCCCCCCTCACTCTCGTCCGCCGCACCGCCTGGCTCGCGGGCGCGCTGTTCTGGTCGGCGTTCGCGGTCCTGGAGGGCGTCAACCACGGCTGGCTCGCCGGAACCCTCGCCTTCGCCTTCTTCATCGCCCCGGACCTGACCTTCCTCGTAGCCCTCGACGACGCGCCCCGCATGGCGAAGGGCCAGCTCCCGCCCCGCGCGGTGCCGTACTACAACGCGATGCACCGCGCCCTCGTCCCGCTCGCGCTCATGGCCCTCTACGCCTTCGCCCCGTTCACCTGGGCCCCGCTCTTCGCCGCCCTGTGCGGCTGGGCCGCGCACATCTCGTACGATCGCGCCTTCGGCTACGGACTGCGCACGAAGGAGGGCTTCCAGCGTGGCTGA
- a CDS encoding TetR/AcrR family transcriptional regulator — protein MTPRAREIATAARTLLEEAGPAALTMRALADHLGIKAPSLYKHFPDKHAVEVELTAQLLQESAAALETAEEHEPGSLTALARAYRTYALAHPHLYCLATERPLPRAALPPGLEDRAAMPLLRACGGDLDLARATWAFAHGMVILEIHGRFPDDADLPAAWNRGLKALHP, from the coding sequence CTGACCCCGCGCGCCCGAGAGATCGCGACGGCCGCCCGGACCCTCCTGGAGGAGGCCGGGCCCGCCGCGCTCACCATGCGCGCCCTGGCCGACCACCTCGGCATCAAGGCACCCTCCCTCTACAAGCACTTCCCCGACAAGCACGCCGTCGAGGTCGAGCTGACGGCCCAGCTGCTCCAGGAGTCGGCGGCGGCCCTGGAGACGGCGGAGGAACACGAACCCGGCTCGCTCACCGCGCTGGCGCGGGCGTACCGGACGTACGCGCTCGCCCACCCCCACCTGTACTGCCTGGCCACGGAACGCCCCCTGCCCCGCGCCGCGCTCCCGCCCGGCCTGGAGGACCGGGCCGCGATGCCGCTGCTGCGGGCCTGCGGCGGCGACCTCGACCTGGCCCGCGCGACCTGGGCCTTCGCCCACGGCATGGTGATCCTGGAGATCCACGGCCGCTTTCCGGACGACGCCGACCTCCCGGCGGCATGGAACCGCGGCCTGAAGGCGTTGCACCCGTAG
- a CDS encoding helix-turn-helix domain-containing protein, which produces MSREQASWTRARLGRCGPPLDLLTARFERHVYAPHAHEELNVGVCVGGSEVIDYRGGRLRLGPGSIVVLAPGEMHTGGPGTPDGGYAYRALYAPVSLLTDGAVGGGLPHFHEPVIDDPELAVALARAHTDLAACPDPLEVESRLPWLLTALARRHSTARPVCDTIPGAERITHAVRDRLADELLTPPSLSDLAADLGLSRYQLLRAFRTTTGIPPYAWLAQYRVTRARALLEAGLRPAEVASLVGFADQAHLTRWFRRVMGVTPAAYRNSVQDT; this is translated from the coding sequence GTGAGCCGTGAACAGGCATCGTGGACGAGGGCCCGGCTGGGCCGCTGCGGCCCGCCCCTGGACCTGCTCACCGCCCGCTTCGAACGGCACGTCTACGCCCCGCACGCCCACGAGGAGCTCAACGTCGGCGTGTGCGTGGGCGGCTCCGAGGTCATCGACTACCGCGGCGGCCGCCTTCGCCTCGGTCCCGGCTCCATCGTCGTCCTCGCCCCCGGCGAGATGCACACCGGCGGCCCGGGAACCCCCGACGGAGGCTACGCCTACCGCGCCCTCTACGCGCCGGTGTCGCTACTGACGGACGGCGCCGTCGGCGGTGGCCTCCCGCACTTCCACGAACCCGTCATCGACGACCCCGAACTGGCTGTCGCCCTGGCCCGCGCCCACACGGACCTGGCCGCCTGCCCCGACCCGCTGGAGGTCGAGTCCCGCCTCCCATGGCTGCTGACCGCCCTGGCCCGCCGTCACTCCACGGCCCGCCCGGTGTGCGACACGATCCCCGGCGCCGAGCGCATCACCCACGCCGTCCGCGACCGTCTCGCCGACGAACTCCTCACCCCGCCCTCCCTCTCCGACCTCGCCGCCGACCTGGGCCTGTCCCGCTACCAACTCCTGCGCGCCTTCCGTACGACGACCGGCATACCGCCCTACGCCTGGCTGGCCCAGTACCGGGTGACCAGGGCGAGAGCCCTGCTGGAGGCCGGCCTGCGCCCGGCCGAGGTGGCCTCCCTGGTCGGCTTCGCGGACCAGGCCCACCTCACCCGCTGGTTCCGCCGCGTCATGGGCGTGACGCCGGCGGCGTACCGCAACAGCGTTCAAGACACCTGA
- a CDS encoding transposase, translating into MPADFPPWDRVYAFFRRWRDHGLVREFHGRLRGRVRKKLGRDAEPTAAVIDSQSVKADAVVGSDSRGFDGGKLINGRKRHVVVDPLGLLLAVMVTAADVGDRTAAKVLLEQVADAHHRLALVWADGGYTHRQPRRALPGRVRPGPVDRQTQRRHARLRGAAQAVDRRAPPAHLMRSRRLVRDFECRTTSAEAMIYWSMTGLMTRRLAQPQRGRA; encoded by the coding sequence ATGCCCGCCGACTTCCCGCCGTGGGACCGGGTCTATGCGTTCTTCCGCCGCTGGCGTGACCATGGCCTGGTCAGGGAGTTCCACGGCCGGCTGCGCGGACGGGTCCGCAAGAAGCTGGGCCGTGATGCGGAGCCGACGGCCGCGGTGATCGACTCCCAGTCGGTCAAGGCGGATGCCGTCGTCGGATCGGACAGCCGCGGCTTCGACGGCGGCAAGCTGATCAACGGGCGCAAGCGCCACGTCGTGGTCGACCCCCTCGGCCTGCTCCTTGCGGTGATGGTCACCGCCGCGGATGTCGGCGACCGCACCGCCGCGAAGGTCCTGCTCGAGCAGGTGGCCGACGCGCACCACCGGTTGGCCCTGGTCTGGGCAGACGGCGGCTACACCCACCGGCAGCCTCGTCGAGCACTGCCTGGCCGCGTTCGCCCTGGTCCTGTCGATCGTCAAACGCAGCGACGACATGCGAGGCTTCGTGGTGCTGCACAAGCGGTGGATCGTCGAGCGCCTCCCGCCCACCTGATGCGAAGCCGCCGCCTGGTCCGCGACTTCGAGTGCCGCACCACCAGCGCCGAGGCGATGATCTACTGGTCGATGACCGGGCTCATGACCCGCCGCCTGGCCCAGCCACAGCGCGGGCGAGCATGA